The proteins below are encoded in one region of Pongo pygmaeus isolate AG05252 chromosome 20, NHGRI_mPonPyg2-v2.0_pri, whole genome shotgun sequence:
- the ZBTB32 gene encoding zinc finger and BTB domain-containing protein 32 isoform X3 → MSTPTTGAWQEVWRDQRIPLSLNAPKGLWSQNQLASSSPTPGSLPQGPAQLSPGEMEESDQGHTGALATCAGHEDKAGCPPRPHPPPVPPARSRPYACSVCGKRFSLKHQMETHYRVHTGEKPFSCSLCPQRSRDFSAMTKHLRTHGAAPYRCPLCGAGCPSLASMQAHMRGHSPSQLPPGWTIRSTFLYSSSRPSRPSTSPCCPSSSTT, encoded by the exons ATGAG CACCCCCACCACTGGAGCCTGGCAGGAGGTCTGGCGGGACCAGAG gaTCCCACTGTCCCTAAATGCCCCCAaagggctctggagccagaaccAGTTGGcctcctccagccccaccccag GTTCCCTCCCCCAGGGCCCTGCACAGCTCAGCCCTGGGGAGATGGAAGAGTCTGATCAGGGGCACACAG GCGCACTTGCAACCTGTGCGGGTCATGAGGACAAGGCAGGCTGCCCACCTCGCCCGCACCCTCCCCCGGTCCCTCCTGCTCGGTCTCGGCCCTATGCGTGCTCTGTCTGTGGAAAGAGGTTTTCACTCAAGCATCAGATGGAGACGCACTACCGAGTCCACACAG GAGAGAAGCCCTTCTCCTGTAGCCTTTGTCCTCAGCGCTCCCGGGACTTCTCGGCCATGACCAAGCACCTGCGGACACACGGGGCCGCTCCGTACCGCTGCCCCCTGTGCGGGGCCGGCTGTCCCAGCCTGGCCTCCATGCAGGCGCACATGCGCGGTCACTCGCCCAGCCAACTCCCGCCCGGATGGACCATCCGCTCCACCTTCCTCTACTCCTCCTCGAGGCCGTCTCGGCCCTCGACCTCTCCCTGTTGTCCTTCTTCCTCCACTACCT
- the ZBTB32 gene encoding zinc finger and BTB domain-containing protein 32 isoform X1, giving the protein MSLPPIRLPSPYGSDRLVQLAARLRPALCDTLITVGSQEFPAHSLVLAGVSQQLGRRGQWALGEGISPSTFAQLLNFVYGENVELQPGELRPLQEAARALGVQSLEEACWRAREDRAKKPDPGLKKHQEEPNKPSRNPERELGDPGEKQKPEQVSRTGGREQEMLHKHSPPRGSPEMAGATQEAQQEQSRSKEKRLQAPVGQRGADGKHGVLMRLRENPGGSEESLRELLGPLPPAGSLQTSVTPRPSWAEAPWLVGGQPALWSILLMPPRYGIPFYHSTPTTGAWQEVWRDQRIPLSLNAPKGLWSQNQLASSSPTPGSLPQGPAQLSPGEMEESDQGHTGALATCAGHEDKAGCPPRPHPPPVPPARSRPYACSVCGKRFSLKHQMETHYRVHTGEKPFSCSLCPQRSRDFSAMTKHLRTHGAAPYRCPLCGAGCPSLASMQAHMRGHSPSQLPPGWTIRSTFLYSSSRPSRPSTSPCCPSSSTT; this is encoded by the exons ATGTCCCTGCCCCCCATAAGACTGCCCAGCCCCTATGGCTCTGATCGGCTGGTACAGCTAGCAGCCAGGCTCCGGCCAGCACTATGTGATACTCTGATCACCGTAGGGAGCCAGGAGTTCCCCGCCCACAGCCTGGTGCTAGCAGGTGTCAGCCAGCAGCTGGGCCGCAGGGGCCAGTGGGCTCTGGGAGAAGGCATCAGCCCTTCTACCTTTGCCCAGCTCCTGAACTTTGTGTATGGGGAGAATGTAGAGCTGCAGCCTGGGGAGCTAAGGCCCCTTCAGGAGGCGGCCAGGGCCTTGGGAGTGCAGTCCCTGGAAGAGGCATGCTGGAGGGCTCGAGAGGACAGGGCTAAAAAGCCAGATCCAGGCCTGAAGAAACATCAGGAGGAGCCAAACAAACCCTCAAGGAATCCTGAGAGAGAACTGGGGGACCCTGGAGAGAAGCAGAAACCAGAGCAGGTTTCTAGAACTGGTGGGAGAGAACAGGAGATGTTGCACAAGCACTCGCCACCAAGAGGCAGCCCCGAGATGGCAGGAGCAACGCAGGAGGCTCAGCAGGAACAGTCCAGGTCAAAAGAGAAACGCCTCCAAGCCCCTGTTGGCCAAAGGGGAGCAGATGGGAAGCATGGAGTGCTCATGCGATTGAGGGAAAATCCAGGGGGCTCTGAGGAAAGTCTGCGCGAGCTCCTTGGCCCCCTTCCCCCAGCAGGCTCCCTGCAAACCAGCGTCACCCCTAGGCCCTCGTGGGCTGAGGCCCCTTGGTTGGTGGGGGGCCagcctgccctgtggagcatccTGCTGATGCCGCCCAGATATGGCATTCCCTTCTACCATAGCACCCCCACCACTGGAGCCTGGCAGGAGGTCTGGCGGGACCAGAG gaTCCCACTGTCCCTAAATGCCCCCAaagggctctggagccagaaccAGTTGGcctcctccagccccaccccag GTTCCCTCCCCCAGGGCCCTGCACAGCTCAGCCCTGGGGAGATGGAAGAGTCTGATCAGGGGCACACAG GCGCACTTGCAACCTGTGCGGGTCATGAGGACAAGGCAGGCTGCCCACCTCGCCCGCACCCTCCCCCGGTCCCTCCTGCTCGGTCTCGGCCCTATGCGTGCTCTGTCTGTGGAAAGAGGTTTTCACTCAAGCATCAGATGGAGACGCACTACCGAGTCCACACAG GAGAGAAGCCCTTCTCCTGTAGCCTTTGTCCTCAGCGCTCCCGGGACTTCTCGGCCATGACCAAGCACCTGCGGACACACGGGGCCGCTCCGTACCGCTGCCCCCTGTGCGGGGCCGGCTGTCCCAGCCTGGCCTCCATGCAGGCGCACATGCGCGGTCACTCGCCCAGCCAACTCCCGCCCGGATGGACCATCCGCTCCACCTTCCTCTACTCCTCCTCGAGGCCGTCTCGGCCCTCGACCTCTCCCTGTTGTCCTTCTTCCTCCACTACCT
- the ZBTB32 gene encoding zinc finger and BTB domain-containing protein 32 isoform X2, translating into MSLPPIRLPSPYGSDRLVQLAARLRPALCDTLITVGSQEFPAHSLVLAGVSQQLGRRGQWALGEGISPSTFAQLLNFVYGENVELQPGELRPLQEAARALGVQSLEEACWRAREDRAKKPDPGLKKHQEEPNKPSRNPERELGDPGEKQKPEQVSRTGGREQEMLHKHSPPRGSPEMAGATQEAQQEQSRSKEKRLQAPVGQRGADGKHGVLMRLRENPGGSEESLRELLGPLPPAGSLQTSVTPRPSWAEAPWLVGGQPALWSILLMPPRYGIPFYHSTPTTGAWQEVWRDQRIPLSLNAPKGLWSQNQLASSSPTPGALATCAGHEDKAGCPPRPHPPPVPPARSRPYACSVCGKRFSLKHQMETHYRVHTGEKPFSCSLCPQRSRDFSAMTKHLRTHGAAPYRCPLCGAGCPSLASMQAHMRGHSPSQLPPGWTIRSTFLYSSSRPSRPSTSPCCPSSSTT; encoded by the exons ATGTCCCTGCCCCCCATAAGACTGCCCAGCCCCTATGGCTCTGATCGGCTGGTACAGCTAGCAGCCAGGCTCCGGCCAGCACTATGTGATACTCTGATCACCGTAGGGAGCCAGGAGTTCCCCGCCCACAGCCTGGTGCTAGCAGGTGTCAGCCAGCAGCTGGGCCGCAGGGGCCAGTGGGCTCTGGGAGAAGGCATCAGCCCTTCTACCTTTGCCCAGCTCCTGAACTTTGTGTATGGGGAGAATGTAGAGCTGCAGCCTGGGGAGCTAAGGCCCCTTCAGGAGGCGGCCAGGGCCTTGGGAGTGCAGTCCCTGGAAGAGGCATGCTGGAGGGCTCGAGAGGACAGGGCTAAAAAGCCAGATCCAGGCCTGAAGAAACATCAGGAGGAGCCAAACAAACCCTCAAGGAATCCTGAGAGAGAACTGGGGGACCCTGGAGAGAAGCAGAAACCAGAGCAGGTTTCTAGAACTGGTGGGAGAGAACAGGAGATGTTGCACAAGCACTCGCCACCAAGAGGCAGCCCCGAGATGGCAGGAGCAACGCAGGAGGCTCAGCAGGAACAGTCCAGGTCAAAAGAGAAACGCCTCCAAGCCCCTGTTGGCCAAAGGGGAGCAGATGGGAAGCATGGAGTGCTCATGCGATTGAGGGAAAATCCAGGGGGCTCTGAGGAAAGTCTGCGCGAGCTCCTTGGCCCCCTTCCCCCAGCAGGCTCCCTGCAAACCAGCGTCACCCCTAGGCCCTCGTGGGCTGAGGCCCCTTGGTTGGTGGGGGGCCagcctgccctgtggagcatccTGCTGATGCCGCCCAGATATGGCATTCCCTTCTACCATAGCACCCCCACCACTGGAGCCTGGCAGGAGGTCTGGCGGGACCAGAG gaTCCCACTGTCCCTAAATGCCCCCAaagggctctggagccagaaccAGTTGGcctcctccagccccaccccag GCGCACTTGCAACCTGTGCGGGTCATGAGGACAAGGCAGGCTGCCCACCTCGCCCGCACCCTCCCCCGGTCCCTCCTGCTCGGTCTCGGCCCTATGCGTGCTCTGTCTGTGGAAAGAGGTTTTCACTCAAGCATCAGATGGAGACGCACTACCGAGTCCACACAG GAGAGAAGCCCTTCTCCTGTAGCCTTTGTCCTCAGCGCTCCCGGGACTTCTCGGCCATGACCAAGCACCTGCGGACACACGGGGCCGCTCCGTACCGCTGCCCCCTGTGCGGGGCCGGCTGTCCCAGCCTGGCCTCCATGCAGGCGCACATGCGCGGTCACTCGCCCAGCCAACTCCCGCCCGGATGGACCATCCGCTCCACCTTCCTCTACTCCTCCTCGAGGCCGTCTCGGCCCTCGACCTCTCCCTGTTGTCCTTCTTCCTCCACTACCT